A genomic window from Lepisosteus oculatus isolate fLepOcu1 chromosome 27, fLepOcu1.hap2, whole genome shotgun sequence includes:
- the prcc gene encoding proline-rich protein PRCC, protein MSLVAYGSSDESDSEDPTESGAGPGRGAKTTGLFSSLPTPKNATPGSSGPSRSGPNWGASFPPPRDSAGRIGVLQGPEPAPPNQPPPRPEWSQENDPEIPSFQPPSRAGLSLPSPSGGLVFNLPKPKKRTEPVKIRIPEIERGASDSDEDEPVRKKSGPQGSGGGLSSLLPQPRNLVAKEMNRALVPHTLTKRQPEPKAPARPASGPAAPAASVSASPSAIKAAAKSATLQLARQMAQEEEDEEEGSDGELAPENYFSLPDSSQPGLASVPPPPPPPGTEAAFQSDAPLDFGSAPLGPAGLGAWEGQEQAETYYPQYQDPDSRIQGPAQESYYQDYYGGGYYQEADPGLAGTEDPGSSSSSSSLIDDEAFRRLQGKRNQGKEEVKFLEIKGDDQLSGSQQWLTKAITEEKDQRKSFSKKKGDQPTGQQRRKHQITYLIHQAKERELELKNSWADNKLTRRQTQAKYGF, encoded by the exons ATGTCGTTGGTCGCGTACGGTAGCAGCGACGAGAGCGATTCGGAAGACCCGACCGAGTCTGGCGCGGGTCCGGGAAGAGGAGCGAAGACGACGGGTCTGTTCTCCAGTCTGCCCACTCCTAAAAACGCCACCCCGGGCAGCTCTGGCCCCTCCAGATCCGGTCCAAACTGGGGGGCCAGTTTCCCCCCTCCCAGGGACAGTGCGGGAAGAATCGGGGTCCTCCAGGGGCCAGAACCGGCGCCCCCAAATCAGCCCCCCCCCCGGCCGGAGTGGTCCCAGGAAAATGACCCCGAGATCCCGAGTTTCCAGCCGCCGTCCAGGGCCGGGCTGAGTTTACCCTCGCCGTCGGGGGGGCTGGTTTTCAACTTGCCCAAACCCAAGAAACGGACGGAGCCCGTCAAAATCCGCATTCCTGAAATCGAGAGAGGGGCG TCGGATTCGGACGAGGACGAGCCAGTCAGGAAAAAGAGCGGCCCTCAG GGATCCGGTGGGGGGctgtcctctctcctgccccagCCCCGGAATCTGGTGGCCAAAGAGATGAACCGCGCGTTGGTGCCCCACACCCTCACCAAGCGCCAGCCGGAGCCCAAGGCCCCCGCCCGACCCGCCTCCGGCCCCGCGGCCCCGGCCGCCAGCGTCAGCGCCTCGCCCTCGGCCATCAAAGCGGCCGCCAAGTCGGCCACCCTGCAGCTGGCCCGCCAGATggcgcaggaggaggaggacgaggaggaAGGCAGCGACGGCGAGCTGGCGCCCGAAAACTACTTCTCCCTCCCCGACAGCTCCCAGCCCGGGCTGGCCTCCGtgccgccgccgccccccccTCCGGGGACGGAGGCCGCCTTCCAGTCGGACGCGCCGCTGGATTTCGGTTCGGCCCCCCTGGGCCCCGCCGGACTGGGGGCCTGGGAGGGCCAGGAGCAGGCGGAGACGTACTACCCTCAGTACCAGGATCCAGATTCCAGGATCCAGGGCCCGGCGCAGGAGTCGTACTACCAG GATTACTACGGCGGCGGTTACTACCAGGAAGCCGATCCCGGATTGGCTGGAACGGAAGATCctggctcctcctcctcctcctcctccctcatcGATGACGAGGCG TTCCGGCGTCTGCAAGGGAAACGCAACCAAGGCAAGGAGGAGGTGAAGTTCCTGGAGATCAAGGGGGACGACCAGCTGAGCGGCAGCCAGCAGTGGCTGACCAAGGCCATCACGGAGGAGAAGGACCAGCGCAAGTCCTTCAGCAAG AAAAAAGGAGACCAGCCCACGGGACAGCAGAGACGCAAACACCAGATTACATATCTCATCCACCAG